One window from the genome of Cryobacterium sp. GrIS_2_6 encodes:
- a CDS encoding IS30 family transposase — translation MATQLGREPMRSPGRPPGWRREHRQNFWDLVGQGVSSEDAGERAGVSAPVGTRFFRHAGGMRDLSKAPLSGRFLTFVEREEIAILRAQNLGVRQIAQALGRSPSTISRELRRNAASRGGKAEYRATSAQWHSDRRARRPKMAKLAGSPLLRDYVQSRLDGTVKRADGTPAAAPGIGAWNGRRHGPRQDRRWSTAWSPEQIAGRLKVDFPDDRSMRISHEAIYQALYIESRGALRRELTTALRTGRALRVPRARAKRGKSFLSEEVMIAARPAEANDRAVPGHWEGDLILGLGGVSIGTLVERTTRFTMLLHLPPMDEHKMIGAQIKNGPATAGHGADAVCDAIARTITGLPETLRKSLTWDQGAEMAQHARLRIQTGLPIYFADPHSPWQRPSNENTNGLLRQYFPKGTDFTRYALDDLDAVAKTLNERPRKTLGFKTPAEAMNELLLSASTGVATTG, via the coding sequence ATGGCCACGCAACTCGGGCGGGAGCCGATGCGGTCGCCGGGCCGGCCGCCGGGGTGGCGCCGGGAGCACCGGCAGAATTTCTGGGACCTCGTTGGGCAGGGTGTCTCGAGCGAGGATGCTGGTGAGCGGGCCGGCGTGTCGGCGCCAGTCGGGACACGTTTCTTCCGTCACGCTGGTGGGATGCGAGACCTCAGCAAGGCACCGCTGTCAGGAAGGTTCTTGACCTTCGTCGAGCGTGAGGAGATCGCGATCCTGCGAGCACAGAATCTTGGTGTTCGACAGATTGCACAGGCGTTGGGCCGGTCCCCGTCGACGATCTCCCGCGAGCTACGACGCAACGCGGCCTCGCGCGGCGGCAAGGCTGAATACCGTGCCACGAGCGCCCAGTGGCACTCCGACCGGCGTGCCCGCCGGCCCAAGATGGCCAAGCTCGCGGGTAGCCCACTGTTGCGCGATTACGTTCAGTCCCGGTTGGATGGAACAGTGAAGCGCGCTGATGGCACGCCCGCTGCAGCTCCCGGGATCGGGGCGTGGAACGGGCGTCGACATGGGCCCCGACAGGATCGCCGCTGGTCCACAGCGTGGAGCCCGGAGCAGATCGCAGGTCGGCTTAAGGTCGATTTCCCCGACGATAGGAGCATGAGAATCTCGCATGAGGCGATCTACCAGGCCCTCTACATCGAGAGTCGTGGAGCGCTGCGCCGCGAGCTGACCACGGCCTTACGCACTGGTCGGGCGTTGCGAGTGCCGCGGGCCCGCGCAAAACGAGGCAAGAGCTTCCTGTCAGAGGAAGTCATGATCGCCGCCCGGCCCGCAGAAGCCAACGACAGGGCCGTTCCCGGACACTGGGAAGGGGACCTGATCCTCGGACTAGGCGGGGTCTCGATCGGGACTCTCGTCGAACGCACCACGAGGTTCACGATGCTGTTGCACCTGCCCCCGATGGACGAGCACAAGATGATCGGCGCACAGATCAAGAACGGGCCCGCGACAGCCGGACACGGCGCCGACGCCGTCTGTGATGCGATCGCCCGAACCATCACCGGCCTGCCCGAGACCCTGCGCAAGTCATTGACTTGGGACCAGGGCGCCGAGATGGCCCAACACGCCAGACTCCGCATCCAGACCGGGCTGCCGATCTACTTCGCCGATCCCCACTCGCCTTGGCAGCGGCCCAGTAACGAGAACACCAACGGGCTGCTGCGCCAGTACTTCCCCAAAGGCACCGACTTCACCCGCTACGCCCTGGACGATCTCGACGCCGTCGCCAAGACCCTGAACGAACGCCCCCGCAAGACGCTCGGATTCAAGACGCCAGCCGAAGCGATGAACGAGCTACTGTTGTCCGCAAGCACCGGTGTTGCGACGACCGGTTGA
- a CDS encoding TetR/AcrR family transcriptional regulator, whose product MSESPMAPRRPGGRGSDVGRPRDPGTDRSILRATIELLAEVGYARLTVAEVARRAGVSKPAIYRRWSQKSQLVVEAMVTQMRPARSSATGSAAGDLLFLTEQLIDILTRTPLGRVLPGLVAEMAADPVLATSYRELIIEPNQLDWRSAVERGIASGEFADDTDTDFVLNSFAGPLYFSLLITGAPIEPGYARAAVDLVLARFGMGPGE is encoded by the coding sequence ATGTCCGAGTCACCGATGGCGCCGCGCCGGCCCGGCGGTCGGGGCAGCGATGTGGGCCGCCCACGCGATCCGGGCACGGACAGGTCGATTCTGCGAGCCACGATCGAATTGCTCGCCGAGGTCGGCTACGCCCGCCTGACCGTGGCGGAGGTCGCCCGGCGGGCCGGCGTGAGTAAGCCCGCCATCTATCGACGGTGGTCGCAGAAGTCGCAGCTCGTCGTCGAGGCGATGGTGACCCAAATGCGTCCGGCACGGAGCAGCGCGACCGGCAGCGCCGCCGGCGACCTGCTCTTCTTGACCGAACAGCTCATCGACATCCTGACCCGGACTCCGCTGGGGCGCGTTCTGCCCGGCCTGGTGGCAGAGATGGCCGCCGACCCCGTGCTCGCCACCAGCTATCGCGAGCTGATCATCGAGCCCAACCAACTCGATTGGCGCTCGGCAGTCGAGCGCGGAATCGCCTCCGGCGAGTTCGCCGACGATACCGATACCGACTTCGTGCTCAACTCGTTTGCCGGGCCGTTGTATTTCAGCCTTCTGATCACGGGTGCGCCGATCGAACCCGGCTACGCGCGCGCGGCCGTCGATCTGGTGCTCGCCCGCTTTGGGATGGGCCCCGGCGAATGA
- a CDS encoding ferric reductase-like transmembrane domain-containing protein, producing MLAGYAVTVMVLLMSRTPALERGLGADRMARWHGRLGGASVLLLVVQAVAATPGWAEAQAISPWQATVHVLDIPGLVAATVSTCLFITIGLVSMRAARHRMRYETWHTIHVLTYLAIALSFSHELAGADLAGSSKRTTSAERSTSGRCTGYICDPLFPDGCSAC from the coding sequence ATGCTCGCCGGCTACGCCGTGACCGTCATGGTTCTTTTGATGTCCCGAACACCGGCACTGGAACGCGGCCTGGGTGCCGACCGGATGGCACGCTGGCACGGCCGCCTCGGCGGCGCGAGCGTCCTGCTGTTGGTCGTCCAGGCCGTTGCCGCAACCCCTGGCTGGGCTGAAGCGCAGGCGATCAGCCCGTGGCAGGCAACCGTTCACGTCCTGGACATACCCGGCCTGGTCGCCGCGACGGTCTCCACCTGCCTCTTCATCACGATAGGACTCGTTTCGATGCGAGCAGCGCGACACCGAATGCGCTACGAAACCTGGCACACCATCCACGTCCTCACCTATCTCGCCATCGCCCTCTCCTTCTCCCACGAACTCGCCGGAGCCGACCTCGCCGGCAGTTCGAAGAGGACGACTTCGGCGGAGCGATCGACATCCGGTCGGTGTACGGGTTACATCTGTGACCCGCTCTTCCCTGACGGATGCTCCGCGTGCTGA
- a CDS encoding VOC family protein, producing MSIKLENVGIAVRDLDATIAFFTDLGLTVMGRDEVSGEWTDTAVGLDDNHARIAMLQTPDGHGRLELFEYIHPEAIETEPTRPNEIGMHRIAFSVDSLDEALAIAAAHGCFPLRGVATYEDVYKLAYLRGPSGIIVMLAEELKKN from the coding sequence ATGTCCATCAAGCTTGAGAATGTCGGCATCGCCGTTCGCGACCTCGACGCAACGATCGCCTTCTTCACCGACCTCGGTCTCACGGTCATGGGCCGTGACGAAGTCAGCGGTGAGTGGACCGACACCGCCGTCGGCCTCGATGACAACCACGCCAGGATCGCGATGCTGCAGACGCCAGACGGTCACGGACGTCTCGAGCTCTTCGAGTACATCCATCCCGAAGCGATCGAGACGGAGCCCACTCGTCCCAACGAGATCGGCATGCATCGCATCGCCTTTTCCGTCGACAGCCTCGACGAAGCCCTTGCGATAGCCGCGGCGCACGGATGCTTTCCGCTTCGCGGAGTAGCGACCTATGAGGACGTCTACAAACTCGCCTACCTCCGCGGTCCCAGCGGCATCATCGTGATGCTCGCTGAGGAACTGAAAAAGAACTGA
- a CDS encoding VOC family protein, with product MGNPVVHFELIGPDPDRLRDFYAALFGWDAPAGAPVAAAISASAEYSFITPEPGWAPAAGGIGGGEGFAPHSIFYVGVASVSDTLEAAQQLGGTVTLGPQRNEGAEITIGHLRDPAGNLIGVAGPA from the coding sequence ATGGGCAATCCCGTCGTGCACTTCGAACTCATCGGTCCCGACCCGGACCGCTTGCGTGACTTCTATGCGGCACTGTTCGGCTGGGATGCACCCGCTGGCGCCCCGGTGGCAGCCGCGATTTCCGCATCCGCTGAATACTCGTTCATCACCCCGGAACCCGGCTGGGCACCGGCAGCCGGCGGAATCGGCGGGGGCGAGGGATTCGCCCCGCACTCGATCTTCTACGTCGGCGTCGCGAGCGTGAGCGACACGCTCGAGGCCGCCCAGCAGTTGGGTGGAACCGTTACTCTCGGGCCGCAACGCAATGAGGGTGCTGAAATCACCATCGGACACCTCCGCGACCCTGCCGGAAACCTCATCGGCGTCGCCGGCCCCGCTTGA
- a CDS encoding dihydrofolate reductase family protein codes for MTGRIHIDLFSTLDGVSQAPGGPEEDTDGGFRFGGWQAPLIDEADGAQIMAGIQTIDALLLGRRTYDIFAGYWPDRLDGPASEIARRFDAIPKYVASRGTPDLTWRDSHQLGRDLAAELAVLRERHEEIHVIGSIDFARTLVADGLFDQLNLWVYPIVLGAGKRLFPPDGPPASLELLGAGTPSKAGTILLRYGWKGSTPETGDMT; via the coding sequence GTGACCGGTCGCATCCACATCGACCTGTTCTCCACGCTCGACGGAGTCTCCCAGGCTCCCGGAGGCCCTGAAGAGGATACCGACGGCGGGTTCAGGTTCGGAGGCTGGCAGGCGCCCCTGATCGACGAAGCAGACGGTGCCCAGATAATGGCAGGAATCCAGACCATTGACGCCCTGCTTCTGGGGCGGCGGACCTATGACATTTTCGCCGGGTATTGGCCAGACCGGCTCGACGGGCCCGCGTCCGAAATCGCACGCAGGTTCGACGCGATCCCCAAATACGTCGCGTCGCGGGGCACGCCGGACCTCACGTGGCGCGACTCGCACCAGCTCGGTCGCGACCTCGCCGCTGAGCTGGCGGTGCTGCGCGAGCGGCACGAGGAGATCCACGTGATCGGCAGCATCGACTTCGCCCGCACTCTCGTCGCGGACGGCTTGTTCGACCAGCTGAACCTCTGGGTGTACCCGATCGTGCTGGGTGCGGGCAAGCGCCTCTTCCCGCCCGACGGGCCGCCTGCGTCCCTCGAACTACTCGGCGCCGGGACCCCGTCCAAGGCAGGCACGATTCTCCTGCGCTACGGTTGGAAGGGCTCCACCCCGGAGACCGGCGACATGACCTGA